The region GGTTCCATCTTCTTGACCTCTGGAGCATCTTCTGGCTCCTGCTTCactgaagagagggagggagggagacaaattAGACAGTTATAGTAGATTGTTTTGCCATTCTGTTTCATTTGAACTGACATGAACGTTGGCGATGTAAGAGCTGTGATTATAGTTACCTTTGACTGCATTTGTTCCCTCCGTGGCCTCAATGTCCTCCTCAGACTTGTCTGGTTTGAAGGCTATATCAGTGACATCACTTTCCTCCTTGAATCCCCACCCTGACACAGCCAGGGGCAGCTGAACAGGGCAGCTCCTTACATCACTCCTTAGGTGAGGGTCATCCAGGAACTGGTGGAAATTAGTTGTAAATTACTCATAAGTGGACAACAAACTAGACAATtattgtacagacagacagtatgatgaGACATAGGTACATGGAGGACTCACATTGTCTCGTTCCAGATTGCGCAAAATTTCTTtggtctcttcctctgtctccctcttctccttcttaaTGTTGATGATGGGTGAGGGACCCACACTTGGTGCATCTCTCTCACCTTCATAGCCACCTGAATAGAGCACAGGAAGAAAGTTCAAACGAAATGATACATCATTATGGTAATGATACCATATAACAAATGTTATGTAATTACAGCTGAATGACCCTGATTCTACCTCTTTTCTTCATCATCATCTCTGCAGGCCCTTGTTCAAAGATAGAGTGGGACTGGATGACTTCTGGACGTCCCCGGCCCCGACCACCCCTACCACCTCGCTCACGACCCCGatcattctctctcctttccctcctttGCCCAGACTCAACCTTCTGCCTATAGTATAAGAAAGTAAAACTCTGTTAACAACATATGGTCCTTTAGTATGTGCTGGAAAACATTTCAGTATCATGCAATCACATATATTGTCACAGACAGAACAACTGAACTTACTCTTCTTTAGCTTTTCTGCCAATAATGTTAGGGGTGAAGGTTTTCTGAAACATAAAACATTGAAGTCAAGATggacctagttaaataaatagacAAGTGCTGGTGATAGACCATTAAAAACACTCCATACAATTCACTGAGCCTACCTTCTTCACCCCTCCTAAGGTGAGGTCTTTGGTGCGCATGGAAGGGAAGCGGCCGGTGGAGAGGGTAGCTGGAAGCCGGCGTCCCATCACTAATCCCCTGCCACTCCCTCCAGGCGTTGCTGGAGTGCTAGAGGGGCCACCAGGGTCGCTTGAGCCTGGCTCCGCCATCCTGGACAAAGCAATTAGGGAGAAAATTGTATAGGAAAGCTAAATGGATAACTATCCACACGGCCTCATTCAATAAGTCTTCACaagaacacctacagtatatctgcATGTAGCCCTTATCATGActacaattccattgggtcattCCACATATCTATATGCTGCCTGAGGTAAATGCCCTGATGTGACACTGCCCGATATCATGTAAAAAAGTTCACAGCGTGAAATACCGCGGGGAAAAAATAAGTTAATAAATCGCAGCACCCCGACCCCCGAACTACTTCCCGCAGCTATGGCTCACAATCAATGATTAGCTTTCTTTTTACGCTTGTGATTGGTAGTGATTGTAAAGTCGCAGCATGATAAAGCTCACAGATTGCAAATTCTCACTGGTCCTTTGCTCGTGCCAGATTCTCTTTTAGCCATTGAGGTATTAAAATAACAATCTTTGCACAAGtgtccactagataacacagccaaagtcagattccacagccacaaggTCCAAACTGCCTACaaaatgtgtatttattatttGTGTATCTGTGAcatttactgcattgttaggagctagtaacataagcatttcactgcacctgctatAACCGCTGCTAAACTGTGTGTGCGAGCAATAAACATATAAAGTCCCAAAAGGTTTACAAAACCGTATCACTAGCAAGGATTAATAAAGTTTCTAAACGTTAAAACAGAGCGTCAGGATTGGGGATTCACATGAAGCCAGCTGTGGTCCATACTTTCAGCTGAGAATCCAAGAGGGGGACCCGCTGGCCttcaaatcaagttgtatttgTCATATACAACTGGTGtaaactttactgtgaaatgcttgcttattgAGCCCTTCCCAACGATACAGCGTttcaaaataataacacaagaggaataaaatacacaagaatggagctatatacagggagtattagtaccagatcaatgtggaggggtgcgaggtatttgaggtaaatatgtacataaaggcagggtaaattGACTGGGCATCAGGATAGAaaggagtaaaataaagaacagagtagcagcagatacTGATGAGTAaaagtgtgaatgtgtgtgcgtaatttgtatgtttgtgttgcattggtatgtgtgtgtgtatgcgtattAATGGCACCCAAACTATTTGCGCTGACTATCTTGCACTGACCctacgcacactcactagactatatatatatatatatatatatatatatatatatatatatatatatatatatatacacacacacacactatattgacactcccacacacatTCACCACACACTAGGTACCATTaattgactatttagcagtcttatggcttgggggcggTTGAAGCTGTTTCTGAGCTCGTCGGTCCGAGAGCCGATGCTCCGGTACTGTTTTCCAGACGGTAGCAGAGtgaatagtctatggcttgggtgactAGAGTCATTGGCAATTGTTcaggcattcctctgacaccacctgatagaggtcctggatgggagggagctcggcctcagtgatgtactgggctgtcagCACCACCTTCTGTAGCACTTTGCAGTTGAAGGCGGTgcggtgcatttgccataccatgATACAACGCTCGacccgctccacaacagccctgtcgatgtggttGGGGGAGAGCTCTCCCTTttctcctatagtccacgatcagctccttggtcttactgacgatgagggagaggttgttatcctggtacCACACTACTAACATGCTGAGCCATcgcgcgcatgttgattttgtccccccacaccagacGCAATCAGGAcaagcaggttgaaatatcaaacaAACTCTGAAAAACCTATATTCAATTTGTGGACttgtcaaaaagcattaaacatttatggcaatttagctagcatgcttgctgttgctagctaatttgtcctgggatataaacattgggttgttattttacctgaaatgcacaaggtcctctactccgacaattaatccacagataaaagggtaaaagtttgttttctagtaatctctcctccttcaggcttcttctttggactttatatggcagttggcaaccaactttaaggtgcataaCCACTACCAACTGGAGCGTgcacctcagttcatctttcaatcacccacgtagGTATAaactcctaaaaaccaatgaggagttgGGAGAGGTGGGACTTGCAGAGCGTTAAgagtcacaaatagaaccaagctCTATTTTAGCGACTGGCTACGCAGACGCTTGCGAGCAATGAGGGTGCAATGACTGAATAACATGTGtatatttattttgcaacgctcaccCACGCAACGCGAGCCGGTGTGGTCAGCATGCAagtctctgacatcctccctgtaggctgtctcattgccgaaggtgatcaggcctaccacgtcttgtcgtcaacaaacttgatggtgttggagtcgtgggtgaacagggagggactaagcacacacccttgaGGGGTCCCCATGTTAAAAGTCCCCCTTGGGTTCTCAATAacactccccagtaggagcagtcctccataggaattaatggaattctacagtatttctattAAATATTAAGGCCAAATAtaattgttattgtttttttggTAGTGGGGACAGTATCGTTAGTCATTTCTAAAACTTGTACTTTAAGGaaaatgttatatattttttgtttagcTCACAATGTAATTTAAAAAGTATACATGAAGACAGAGGTGTcaaaactcattccaaggagggccgagtgtctgcaggttgtttttttcctttcaattaagacctagaaaacctggtgaggggagttctaattagtgaccttaattcatcaatcaagtacaagggtggagcgaaaacccgcagacactcggccatCTGTGGAATTAGTTTGATACATGTACATTATGGTGTCCGCGATAGAATAAACGTTCCAAAAACTATAATGGTAAGGGAGTGCCAAGATGAAGGCTTCAAAGTAGCGTCATCTATTGTATAACTTATATAAATAATTGAATGGAATGCGCATAGCTTTATATTTGTCTTTGATACCACATTCTTCAAGTTTTATATAGCCTATGCTATTGGTAGTTAGACAAAGTTATATCTACCACAACTGAGAATCAAGAAGTTGTCAACACATGGCAACAATGCATGCTGGTTACATTAGTTAGCAAGGACTGACTGCGTTTAGATATTGTCTTATTACAATTACCTGATTACTTCTATAGATGTTCACCAAACCAAGATTGCGTTTAAATGTACTGTAGCCCTTCTATGAGTAAAACCGTGTCAATTTCTTCAGCCAGTGGTCTACTCAAAAAGTCAACATTGACTGCCGTACAGCGCCATGACAGATAGACGTGACGTTGCATCTCGTGTATTTTTGCGGATCAAACATGCGCAggatttcttcttcttctatggtataaAGGTGCTATACAAACAACCGTATAATGTGCATGCTGCCTTCTACTGTGCTGGATTGTGCGATCAATCATGGGTTGCCTAATTCTCTACAACAAAGacaatacactgaacaaaagtatatacgcaatatgcaacaatttcaaagattttacagttcAGATAAGGAAATCGTTCAATTGAACTAAattcattaggacctaatctatggatttcacatgactgggaatacagatatgcaactgttggtcacagataacaaacaaaaaaaggtagggacgtggatcagaaaaccagtcagtatctgatgtgaccaccatttgccagATGCAGCTCTACACATCTTCTTCGCATAGAGTTCATCATgatgttgattgtggaatgttgtcccactcctcttcaatggctatgcaaagttgctggatattggcgggaactggaaacatgctcaatgggtaacatgactggtgagtatgcaggccatggaagaattgggacattttcagcttccaggaattgtgtttgCAACatagggccgtgcattatcatgctgaaacatgaggtaatggcacgacaatgggcctcaggatctcgtcacggtatctctgtgcattcaaattgccatcgataaaatgcaattgtgttcattgtctgttgTGTTATGccagcccataccataaccccacagccaccatggggcactctgttcacaatgtttacATCAGCAagtgctcgcccacacaacgctatACACATTGTCTGCCATCTGctccggtacagttgaaaccgggattcatccatgaagagcacacttctccagcatgccaatggccatcaaaggtgagcattttcccactgaagtcggttacgacgccgacgccaggtcaagaccctggtgaggatgatgagcccgcagatgagcttccctgacacAGTTTgagcagaaattatttggttgtgcaaaccaacAGTTTCATTAGCTTTCCAggtagctggtctcagacgatcccacaggtgaagaaaccTGTTGGAgaggtctgctgttgtgaggccagttggacgagcagccaaattctctgaaatgacattggaggtggcttatggtagataaatgaacattaaattctctggcaacagctctggtggaccttTTTGCAGTCAGAataccaattgcatgctccctcaaaatttgCGACATCTGTGGCATGACAatgcattttagagtggccttttattgtccccagcacaaggtgcacctgtgtaatgatcatgctgtttaattcgcttcttgatatgccacacctgtcaggtggctggattatcttggcgaaggagaGATGCTTActcacagggatgtaaacaaatgtgtgcaaaacaagagagaaataagctttttgtacttatggaacatttctagtatcttttatttcagctcatgaaacatgggaccaacaatttacatgttgcgtttatttatttttcagtATAAATACTTAACAAACCTTCCCCCTCCACAAAACCCTCCCAACCTCAAACATTATCTCTATCATGCCGAGACTCATCCTTATTATTCAGcaattcaaaaatcatgtcaaccatGACATCTGTTACTTAACATCTTTGACATATCTACAATCTTTAACCTGGCATTTCTGCTTTCCACAATCCAAGTTGTGTTGATAACCTTTCCAATGAATGCTATTAAGTCAATTTTATTTACAATCAGTGTCCTTTGACACAGCACAAATATGGGAGCAAGATTTCTGAACAGGCCTTAGAAGCATCAGTTCTTACAGAAGGTCCATTTACTAGGAGAGCAGCCATGGTAGCTCAATTGTCCAAATAGTTCCAATCGGTCTTACAGCCTCTGCAtatgagacatgattgtgtctaTATCTCTGGGCCGCTCTAGCCTCTCTgcacctggcatccaccaaatgtaaatcaaaactagtaGTTGAATTGACCTCTGTACCCAGTGGGTTGgcacatttttttccccctcaactTAGCATAAGCTCCAGGGACATGGCTTTTGATCTTCTTCCCATTGAGAGTTTCCATTTGAAGAATCTTCCCTTGTTGAGCATGACTAACACAAAATATTAGCAGTCTACCATTTCCAATGAACCGGGCTAGTTTTACATCACCTCTTTCTTTACGTAATTTGTTAATCGGATAGCGTGTAGATGCGGCCCTGTGGTGACAAACATCACAACTTTCCACAATACATACATCATTACTCTTGTTCCCTACCATCACTCTCCACACTCTCTGTACTAGAAGCACCAGTACTTTCAATAAcatggtgtaatgaatactcaggaagaaaaaggtgtagattcacacgCAGAgcacagcaggtgtttattttgcattcacagaaggcaggaatagtggtcacaggcaggcaatggtcatacacaggtagacaggcaggtgaatcaaaactgGGAATTAAGTCTAACTGTTTCTTACAAATGGGCTAGGCAAAGGCTAAGCATAGTCAAAATGAACAATACCTCAAacgcacaaacagaatgaactgaactaaataaggagctgatgagaccaggtgagtaactaacacaggtgaaatcaatgaacaaaaatgaaagacagggctacgttcaagaacacaacacaaggttgactaagaaaataaatacagaaccttacacaTGGTCTCTTTGTGCGCAGGATTTGAGTTTGGTAAGACTATTTGAAAACAGAAAACATGTATATTTACAAAGCCATAGATCAACATACCTTTTATAAAcaaagaatgtgtttgtttttgggTGTTATTTTTATATAGTTCAGGAATTGCATGATGTAAtagttttcctcctcttcgtctccTGCCGctgctgcttctcctgctgcaccttgggaCAGCGACACTCCCCTGGAGTATATGCACAAACTCCCCCTCCTCCCACTTCCAGGAGTCTTGTGTCTTCGGCCGCTGTTGCTGCtcattaccacgccgcttggtccttgtttggtgggtgattctgtaatggttttcctcctcttcgtctgaacaggagaggcgagaaggattggaggaccaatatgtggcgtggtaagtgtccatagttgtttatttaaacacataaactgaacactccatacaaaaacaataaacgtaatgtgaaTAACCGAAACCGAAAACGGTACTGTGTGGTGTAAAACACAGACAAGGAAACAACAGTGAagcccaggctacctaagtatgattctcaatcagagacaactaacgacacctgcctctgattgagaaccatactaggccgaacacagaaaaacaacctagacacacaaaacatagaatgcccacccaactcacgtcctgaccaactaaaacaaacaattaacacaataactagggtcagaacgtgacacatgaAAACATAATAATAGTCTAACAAGCCTGCAACATTTGCagtaggtgtcacgccctgaccatagagagcccttggggttctctatggtgtaataggtcagagcgtgactagtGGGGGGTTTCTAGTCATTTTagttctatgttggtgtgtgagtatggttcccaattggaggcagcggAATATCTTTGCCTCTagttggggatcatacttaggttgTCATTTTTCCCACCTGcgatgtgggatattgttttttgtttgtttttttgtatcTATGTGCGCTGCGTACTGCATGTTCGTGAAGTCTTTGTGGTGAAGTTTCACtgtaataaatatgtggaacacTACTACTAAACGCCTTGGTCTGATTATTTATATAATGATCGTGACAGTAGGCctatgcttcagttcggctgggcTTGGTGAACCGAACAAGTGTgcttgcatactcccttaaaaccTTTGCTTAGTAAAACTgtcacggtgcgtgaatgaggacccaaaagcgaattaacgtaaacagaacttctttaataacaaaacataggtaggctcagatggaccggcagattccgacaggacaggacaaggttgcagcaaacatgacgatagtctggttcaggcatgaaaaacacaaacaagaatccgacaaagacaggaacaaaaacagagagagatatagaggactaatcagagggaaaaagggaacaggtgggaaaaggggtgacgaggtagttaggaggagacaaggaacagctgggggaaagagggggagaaaaggtaacctaataacgaccagcagagggagacagggtgaagggaaaggacagaaacaagacacaacatgacaatacatgacagtacccccccactcaccgagcgcctcctggcgcactcgaggaggaaacctggcggcaacggaggaaatcatcgatcagcgcacggtccagcacgtcccgagagggaacccaactcctctcctcaggaccgtacccctcccaatctactaggtactgatgaccacggccccgaggacgcatgtccaaaatcctacggaccctgtagatgggtgcgccctcgacaaggatgggggggggggggaagacgagcgggggcgcaaagaacgggcttgacacaggagacatggaagaccgggtggacgcgacgaagatatcgcggaagaagaagtcgcactgcgacaggattaatgatccgagaaatacggaacggaccaatgaaccgcggggtcaacttgcgggaagcggtcttaaggggaaggttctgagtggagagccaaactctctgacagcgataatatctaggactcttagttctacgcttattagcagctctcacagtctgcgccctataacggcaaagtgcagacctgaccctcttccaggtgcgctcgcaacgttggacaaaagcctgagcggaggggacgctggactcggcgaactgagatgagaacagcggaggctggtacccgaggctactctgaaaaggagatcgcccggtcgcagacgaaggaagcgagttgtgggggTATTCTGCCAaagggagctgttctgaccaagacgcagggttgcgaaaagaaagactgcgtaagatgcgaccaatagtctgattggcccgttctgcttgaccgttagactgggggtgaaagccggaagagagactgacggaagccccaatcaaacggcaaaactccctccaaaattgagacgtgaattgcggacctctgtccgaaacgacgtctgacggaaggccatgaattctgaaaacattctcgatgatgatttgtgccgtctctttagcagaaggaagcttagcaaggggaataaaatgagccgccttagagaacctgtcgacaaccgtaagaataacagtcttccccgctgacgaaggcagtccggtgacaaaatctaaggcgatgtgagaccacggtcgagagggaatgggaagcggcctgagacggccggcaggaggggagttaccggacttagtctgcgcgcagaccgaacaagcagccacgaaacgacgcgtgtcatgctcccgggtgggccaccaaaaacgctggcgaatggaagcaagcgtaccccgaacgccagggtggccggctaacttggcagagtgagcccactgaagaacggccagacgagtaggaacgggaacgaaaagaaggttcctaggacaagcgcgcggcgacggagtgtgagtgagtgcttgctttacctgcctctcaattccccagacagtcaacccgacaacacgcccctcagggagaatcccctcggggtcagtggaggctactgaagaactgaagagacgagataaagcatcaggcttggtgttcttagagcccggacgataagaaatcacgaactcgaaacgagcgaaaaacagcgcccaacgcgcctgacgcgcattaagtcgtttggcagaacggatgtactcaaggttcctatggtcagtccaaacgacaaaaggaacggtcgccccctccaaccactgtcgccattcgcctagggctaagcggatggcgagcagttcgcggtttcccacatcatagttacgttccgacggcgacaggcgatgagaaaaatacgcgcatgggtggaccttgtcgtcagagagggagcgctgagaaagaatggctcccacgcccacctctgacgcgtcaacctcgacaacgaactgtctagagacgtcaggtgtaacaaggataggagcggatgtaaaacgattcttgaggagatcaaaagctccctgggcggaaacggaccacttaaagcacgtcttgacagaagtaagggctgtgagaggagctgccacctgaccgaaattacggatgaaacgacaatagaagttcgcgaagccgagaaagcgctgcagctcgacgcgtgacttagggacgggccaatcaatgacagcttggaccttagcgggatccatcttaatgccttcagcggaaataacagaaccgagaaatgtgacggaggaggcatgaaaagtgcacttctcagccttcacaaaaagacaattctctaagaggcgctggaggacacgtcgaacgtgctgaacatgaatctggagtgacggtgaaaaaatcaggatatcgtcaaggtaaacgaaaacaaagatgttcagcatgtctctcaggacatcattgactaatgcctggaacccggtattcaaagtgccctaacggagtgttaaacgccgtcttccactcgtccccctccctgatgcgcacgagatggtaagcgttacgaaggtccaacttagtgaaaaacctggctccctgcaggatctcgaaggctgaagacataagaggaagcggataacgattcttcactgttatgtcattcagccctcgataatctatgcaggggcgcagagacccgtccttcttcttgacaaaaaaaaaccccgctccggcgggagaggaggaggggactatggtaccggcgtcaagagctacagacaaataatcttcgagagccttacgttcgggagccgacagagagtatagtctaccccgggggggagtggttcccggaaggagatcaatactacaatcatactaccggtgtggaggaagagaggtggccctggaccgactgaacaccgtgcgcagatcgtgatattcctccggcacccctgtcaaatcaccaggctcctcctgtgaagaagagacagagaaaacaggagggatagcagacattaaacatttcacatgacaagagacgttccaggagaggatagaattactagaccaattaatagaaggattatgacaaactagccagggatggcccaaaacaacaggtgtaaaaggtgaacgaaaaattaaaaaagaaatggtttcgctatgattaccagagacagtgagggttaaaggtagcgtctcacgctgaatcctggggagaggactaccatccaaagcgaacaaggccgtgggctcccttaactgtctgagaggaatgttatgttcccgagcccaggtctcgtccataaaacagccctccgccccagagtctattaaggcactgcaggaagctgacgaaccggtccagcgtagatggaccgacaaggtagtgcaggatcttgaaggagagacaggagtagtagcgctcaccagtagccctccgcttactgatgagctctggcttttactggacatgaagtgacaaaatgaccagcagaaccgcaatagagacagaggcggttggtgattctccgttccctctccttagtcgagatgcggatacctcccagctgcataggctcagcacccgagccggtagaggaagatggtagtgatgcggagaggggggcaacggagaacgcgagctcctttccacgagctcggtgacgaagatcaacccgtcgctcaatgcgaatagcgagttcaatcaaggaatccacgctggaaggaacctcccgggagagaatctcatcctttacctctgcgcggagaccctccagaaaacgagcgagcaaagccggctcgttccagccactggaggcagcaagagtgcgaaactcaatagagtagtctgttatggatcgattaccttgacatagggaagacaggaccctggaagcctcctccccaaaaacagatcgatcaaaaacccgtatcatctcctccttaaagtcctgatactggttagtacactcagcccttgcctcccagattgccgtgccccactcacgagcccgtccagtaaggagagatatgacgtaggcgacacgagcagtgctcctggagtaagtgttgggctggagagaaaacacaatatcacactgggtgaggaacgagcggcattcagtgggctccccagagtaacacggcgggttattgattctgggctccggagattcgaaagccctggaagtggccggtggatcgaggcggagatggtgaacctgttctgtgaggttggagacttgggtggccagggtctcaacggcatgtcgagcagcagacaattcctgctcgtgtctgcctagcatcgctccctggatcttgacggctgagtggagaggatccgaagtcgctgggtccattcttggtcggattcttctgtcacggtgcgtgaatgaggacccaaaagcgaattaacgtaaacagaacttctttaataacaaaacataggtaggctcagatggaccggcagat is a window of Oncorhynchus mykiss isolate Arlee chromosome 11, USDA_OmykA_1.1, whole genome shotgun sequence DNA encoding:
- the LOC110536035 gene encoding DNA-directed RNA polymerase III subunit RPC4, which codes for MAEPGSSDPGGPSSTPATPGGSGRGLVMGRRLPATLSTGRFPSMRTKDLTLGGVKKKTFTPNIIGRKAKEEQKVESGQRRERRENDRGRERGGRGGRGRGRPEVIQSHSIFEQGPAEMMMKKRGGYEGERDAPSVGPSPIINIKKEKRETEEETKEILRNLERDNFLDDPHLRSDVRSCPVQLPLAVSGWGFKEESDVTDIAFKPDKSEEDIEATEGTNAVKVKQEPEDAPEVKKMEPTFRRPPLPEPEVLPELLDTWSQSKVEELFFIQLPDSLPGQPPTREVRPVKTEMQSEDGQSMLLKTESQEEQQEENSCHLRDLQEGLVGRLLVRKSGRVQLILGHVTLDVALGTSCAFLQELVSIGTGEGRTGDLSVLGHIKHKLVCSPDFEALLENRV